From Apteryx mantelli isolate bAptMan1 chromosome 30, bAptMan1.hap1, whole genome shotgun sequence, the proteins below share one genomic window:
- the SMIM44 gene encoding small integral membrane protein 44, which produces MALAGGNETLPPSVGGAPGPRHLLQSPPEEDGVLYVDYKPPALDSIRLPRYVLYLVMAAALVLAVAYAIVGHLIKDLAHDFADWAFGPKLEEEKEVMAEGNVLDVEWPEEDGAAAAEEQEGEGAGALPGVEIAPALPSTTPRNSIISFADSRKKRLF; this is translated from the exons ATGGCCCTCGCGGGGGGCAACGAGACCCTGCCGCCCAGCGTGGGGGGAGCACCGGGGCCGCGGCACCTACTGCAGTCGCCCCCTGAAGAGGACGGGGTGCTGTACGTGGACTACAAGCCCCCGGCCCTGGACAGCATCCGGCTGCCCCGCTACGTCCTCTACCTGGTGATGGCGGCCGCGCTGGTGCTGGCGGTGGCCTACGCCATCGTGGGGCACCTCATCAAGGATCTGGCGCATGACTTCGCCG ACTGGGCTTTCGGGCCcaagctggaggaggagaaggaggtgatgGCTGAAGGCAACGTCCTGGACGTGGAGTGGCCGGAGGAggacggggccgcggcggcggaggagcaggagggcgAAGGCGCCGGAGCCCTGCCAGGCGTGGAAatcgccccagcgctgccctccaCCACCCCACGTAACTCCATCATCTCCTTCGCGGACTCCCGCAAGAAGAGGCTCTTCTAG
- the LOC106486013 gene encoding uncharacterized protein, whose protein sequence is MQEPPLLLLLYLLLQRRAGPQGDMAGRWDEAQRAAWLRQYYTQRQKRLMTLLIARRRRTSCYFYPRAWPSIRNADWWERVVMKEFRPQDWLEKFRMSKETFFYVCNQLRPGLAHHGAHFHSTLPLEKRVAVALWHLATNVEYQTISPLFGVGPATVQTCVREVSYAVVLLLKPLYLRLPNEKELENMVRIFRARWGFPHCIGALDSLHIPINPPLRLSADYCNGQGWHSILTQATVDGLGQFWDVSTAFPGSMENSAVLESSSLWVLAKEGRLCPNPPKHFMGKAQKYVLLGDATYPLQDWILKPYQEDEKLTQRQLQFNYRLKRAHSVIENAFLRLKARWQILLKCDDCSLELLPTLVLACCILHNVCEAHDNPFNEEWLEGTEPTELPKPCQPAPASMEDGRAEQVRELMCQYFETCGEG, encoded by the exons ATGCAggagccgccgctgctgctgctgctctaccTGCTGCTGCAGCGGCGGGCGGGCCCGCAGGGCGACATGGCCGGGCGCTGGGACGAGGCGCAGCGGGCCGCCTGGCTGCGGCAGTACTACACGCAGCGCCAGAAGCGCCTCATGACg CTCCTGATCGCTCGCCGGAGGAGAACCAGCTGTTATTTCTACCCCCGCGCATGGCCCAGCATCAGGAACGCAGACTGGTGGGAACGGGTGGTCATGAAGGAATTCCGGCCCCAGGACTGGCTGGAGAAGTTTCGGATGTCCAAGGAGACCTTTTTCTACGTGTGTAACCAGCTGCGGCCAGGGCTGGCTCACCACGGTGCTCACTTCCACTCCACGCTGCCCCTGGAGAAGAGAGTCGCCGTGGCCCTGTGGCACTTGGCCACCAACGTGGAGTATCAGACTATCAGCCCGCTCTTCGGCGTGGGGCCCGCCACGGTGCAGACGTGCGTCAGGGAGGTGAGTTACGCCGTGGTCTTGCTGCTGAAGCCGCTCTACCTCCGGCTGCCCAACGAGAAGGAGCTGGAGAACATGGTGCGCATCTTCCGTGCCCGCTGGGGCTTCCCGCACTGCATCGGTGCCTTGGACAGCCTTCACATCCCCATCAACCCACCTCTGCGTCTCAGCGCCGACTACTGCAACGGCCAGGGCTGGCACTCCATCCTGACGCAGGCCACCGTGGACGGGCTGGGCCAGTTCTGGGACGTCTCCACTGCCTTCCCCGGCAGCATGGAGAACAGCGCCGTACTGGAGAGCTCCAGCTTGTGGGTGCTGGCCAAGGAGGGCCGGCTGTGCCCCAACCCTCCCAAACATTTCATGGGGAAGGCGCAGAAATACGTCCTGCTGGGCGATGCCACCTACCCCTTGCAAGACTGGATACTCAAGCCTTACCAGGAGGATGAGAAGCTCACTCAGCGACAGCTGCAGTTCAACTACCGCCTCAAGCGGGCGCACAGCGTGATCGAGAACGCCTTCCTCCGCCTCAAGGCTCGCTGGCAGATCCTCCTGAAGTGCGACGActgcagcctggagctgctgcccACCCTCGTCCTCGCCTGTTGCATCCTGCACAACGTGTGTGAAGCTCACGACAACCCCTTCAACGAGGAGTGGCTGGAGGGCACCGAGCCAACCGAGCTGCCCAAGCCGTGCCAGCCCGCGCCTGCCTCCATGGAGGATGGTCGGGCCGAGCAAGTGCGCGAGCTGATGTGCCAGTATTTTGAGACCTGCGGGGAGGGCTGA
- the SMIM24 gene encoding small integral membrane protein 24: MQRPAAPAAPLPLSLLLLLVLTATAQGQEATGSKELQPWLVGLTAVVVFLFIVFVVLLANRLWRIRTRRKSDESQESQEIHRVEKASYENPAVENEEEKSKATSL; this comes from the exons ATGCAgaggccggcggcccccgcggccccactGCCCCTctcgctcctgctgctgctcgtcCTCACGGCCACCGCGCAGGGACAAGAAG CCACTGGCTCCAAGGAGCTGCAGCCCTGGCTCGTGGGCCTCACGGCCGTCGTCGTCTTCCTCTTCATCGTCTTCGTGGTCCTGCTCGCCAACCGGCTCTGGCGGATCAGGACACGCAG GAAGAGCGATGAGTCCCAGGAAAGCCAAGAGATTCACAG GGTGGAGAAGGCCTCCTACGAGAACCCAGCGGTGGAGAAcgaggaggagaagagcaaagcCACGTCGCTGTGA
- the DOHH gene encoding deoxyhypusine hydroxylase, whose product MVTEKEVEAIGQTLVDAAQPLPARFRALFTLRNLGGRAAVDWISRAFGDSSALLKHELAYCLGQMRDEAAIPVLVQVLEDTRQEPMVRHEAGEALGAIGNPDVLDVLKRYSEDPVVEVAETCQLAVKRLEWLQENKEEPGASPYLSVDPAPPAEETDIAKLRETLLDESRTLFDRYRAMFALRNLGGQEAVLALADGLRCGSALFRHEIGYVLGQMQHEACVPQLTAALRSRAESPMVRHECAEALGSIARASCLETLRAFAHDEERVVRESCEVALDMYEYENGSQFQYADGLCKLQASA is encoded by the exons ATGGTGACGGAGAAGGAGGTGGAGGCCATCGGCCAGACGCTGGTGGATGCAGCGCAGCCGCTTCCAGCCCGCTTCCGGGCCCTCTTCACCCTGCGCAACCTGGGCGGCCGCGCGGCCGTGGACTGGATCAGCCGAGCCTTCGGGGACAGCTCAGCGCTGCTGAAGCACGAGCTGGCCTACTGCCTGGGCCAGATGCGGGATGAAGCGGCCATCCCTGTGCTGGTCCAAGTGCTGGAGGACACCCGCCAGGAGCCCATGGTCAGGCACGAGGCGG GTGAAGCCTTGGGTGCTATTGGGAATCCCGATGTGCTGGATGTCCTGAAACGCTATTCGGAAGATCCCGTGGTTGAG GTGGCAGAAACGTGTCAACTGGCAGTGAAGAGGTTGGAGTGGCTTCAGGAGAACAAGGAGGAGCCAGGCGCCAGCCCCTACCTGTCGGTGGATCCCGCTCCCCCTGCTGAAGAGACAGACATTGCCAAACTCCGCGAAACCCTCCTGGATGAGTCGCGCACTCTGTTTGACCGCTACAGGGCCATGTTTGCCCTGCGAAACCTGGGGGGCCAGGAGGCAGTGCTGGCGCTGGCTGACG gccTGCGGTGCGGCAGCGCCCTCTTCCGCCACGAGATCGGCTACGTGCTGGGCCAGATGCAGCACGAGGCCTGCGTCCCCCAGCTGACGGCCGCGCTGCGGAGCCGCGCCGAGAGCCCCATGGTGCGCCACGAGTGTGCCGAGGCCCTGGGCTCCATCGCCCGGGCGTCCTGCCTGGAGACCCTGCGGGCTTTTGCCCACGACGAGGAGCGCGTGGTGCGGGAGAGCTGCGAGGTGGCGTTGGACATGTACGAGTACGAGAACGGCTCCCAGTTCCAGTACGCGGACGGGCTCTGCAAGCTGCAGGCCTCCGCCTGA